The proteins below are encoded in one region of Sulfitobacter sp. SK012:
- the glnT gene encoding type III glutamate--ammonia ligase → MTKDLAKFAKDNGVEYFMISFTDLFGGQRAKLVPARAIADMQEDGAGFAGFATWLDLTPAHPDMLAVPDPDAVIILPWDRTIAWVPANCVMESQPVDQAPRNVLCKLIDEAASEGMHVKTGIEAEFFLLTPGGDQISDPFDTAAKPCYDQQAFMRRLDVIREISDHMLEMGWNPYQNDHEDANGQWEMNWDFDDALKTADKHSFFKFMTKCVAEKHGMRATFMPKPIEGLTGNGCHAHVSVWDAPGKASQVNVFAGEGDGQTGEVGLSERGKHFLGGIMKHASALAAITNPTVNSYKRINAPRTMSGATWAPNTVTWTGNNRTHMVRVPAPGRFELRLPDGAVNPYLLQAVIIAAGLSGIRSKADPGKRHDIDMYAEGHTVRGAPKLPLNMLDALREYDKDEGLKASMGEEFSAAYLKMKMQEWNDFTSHFSQWEKDNTLDI, encoded by the coding sequence ATGACCAAAGATCTGGCCAAATTCGCCAAAGACAACGGCGTAGAATACTTCATGATCTCTTTCACCGACCTATTTGGCGGACAACGCGCCAAGCTGGTTCCAGCACGCGCCATTGCCGATATGCAAGAAGACGGTGCTGGGTTTGCAGGGTTTGCCACTTGGCTTGATCTGACACCAGCCCATCCTGATATGTTGGCCGTCCCCGACCCCGACGCCGTAATTATCCTGCCGTGGGACCGCACCATTGCGTGGGTGCCGGCCAACTGCGTTATGGAAAGTCAGCCTGTTGATCAAGCACCGCGCAACGTCTTGTGCAAGCTGATCGACGAGGCAGCGAGCGAGGGCATGCACGTCAAGACAGGCATTGAAGCAGAGTTCTTTTTGCTGACACCCGGCGGGGATCAGATCTCTGATCCTTTCGATACCGCCGCCAAGCCTTGCTACGATCAACAGGCGTTCATGCGACGCCTCGATGTGATCCGTGAAATCTCGGATCATATGCTCGAGATGGGTTGGAACCCCTACCAGAATGACCACGAGGACGCGAATGGCCAGTGGGAGATGAACTGGGATTTCGACGATGCGCTCAAAACGGCAGACAAGCATTCGTTCTTTAAGTTCATGACCAAATGCGTCGCCGAAAAGCACGGGATGCGGGCGACCTTTATGCCTAAACCCATCGAAGGACTGACCGGCAATGGCTGTCATGCGCATGTCTCAGTGTGGGATGCACCGGGCAAGGCATCGCAGGTCAACGTCTTTGCGGGCGAAGGCGATGGGCAAACCGGCGAAGTGGGTCTGTCTGAGCGCGGCAAGCATTTCCTTGGCGGCATCATGAAACACGCGTCAGCGCTTGCTGCGATCACCAATCCAACGGTGAACAGCTACAAACGCATCAACGCACCGCGCACGATGTCCGGAGCCACCTGGGCCCCCAACACGGTCACATGGACTGGCAACAACCGCACGCATATGGTGCGCGTCCCTGCCCCCGGCCGGTTTGAATTGCGTCTGCCCGACGGGGCCGTAAATCCCTATCTGTTGCAGGCCGTCATCATTGCTGCGGGGCTCTCGGGCATCCGCTCAAAGGCAGATCCCGGCAAGCGTCACGACATCGACATGTACGCTGAAGGTCACACAGTGCGCGGTGCGCCCAAACTGCCCCTAAACATGCTTGATGCGTTGCGTGAGTATGACAAGGACGAAGGCTTGAAGGCGTCCATGGGCGAGGAATTCTCTGCGGCTTACCTGAAGATGAAAATGCAGGAATGGAACGATTTCACCTCGCATTTCAGCCAATGGGAAAAGGACAATACGCTCGACATCTAG